From the genome of Varibaculum prostatecancerukia, one region includes:
- a CDS encoding aspartate kinase, whose protein sequence is MALIVQKYGGSSVADTQSLQRVARRIVQTRRAGHQVVVVVSAMGDTTDNLIDMAAELNAHAPAREMDILLSAGERISMSLLSMAISAQGVPAMAFTGAQAGIRTDAKYGKAQIVGMIPERIARAIRKNNVAIVAGFQGVNDADDVTTLGRGGSDTTAVALAAALHADVCEIYTDVDGLFTADPRVVPTARRLHSLDYEETLELAANGAKILHLRAVEFARRYRVPLHVRSSFSDKNGTWIARGPAPKSLQGIVPAEALEEEKVEAPIISGIAHDRSQDKLTVVGLPDRPGVAADLFAAVAKAGANIDMIVQNISEARPGRANISITMPAEDISAVINELEHEKQALDFIRIDHDSNVGKVSLVGAGMRNNPGISARFFQALSNEGINVDIISTSEVRISVLINLDRLDDAVLAIHKAFDLDSEETEAVVYGGTGR, encoded by the coding sequence ATGGCGCTGATTGTACAAAAGTACGGCGGATCCTCAGTTGCCGACACCCAGTCGTTGCAGCGGGTCGCGCGACGGATTGTGCAAACCCGCCGCGCCGGGCATCAGGTGGTGGTAGTGGTTTCCGCAATGGGGGACACCACCGATAATTTGATTGATATGGCGGCAGAACTAAACGCCCACGCCCCTGCGCGGGAAATGGATATCTTACTTTCTGCCGGGGAACGCATCTCGATGTCATTGCTGTCCATGGCGATATCTGCCCAGGGAGTACCGGCGATGGCGTTTACTGGCGCCCAAGCCGGAATCCGCACCGACGCCAAATATGGCAAAGCCCAGATTGTGGGGATGATACCGGAGCGAATCGCCCGGGCAATCCGCAAGAACAATGTGGCAATCGTAGCCGGATTCCAAGGAGTAAACGATGCCGACGATGTTACGACCTTAGGGCGCGGCGGATCTGATACTACTGCAGTGGCTCTAGCTGCGGCGCTGCACGCGGATGTATGTGAAATCTATACCGATGTTGACGGCCTATTTACCGCCGATCCCCGGGTGGTGCCTACCGCTCGCCGCCTGCACTCCCTTGACTATGAAGAAACTTTAGAACTGGCGGCTAATGGCGCCAAGATTTTACATCTGCGCGCGGTGGAGTTTGCTCGCCGCTACCGGGTGCCTCTACATGTGCGTTCTAGTTTTTCCGACAAGAACGGCACCTGGATTGCCCGGGGACCAGCTCCGAAATCATTGCAGGGAATAGTTCCTGCGGAAGCTCTCGAGGAGGAAAAAGTGGAAGCTCCAATTATTTCTGGTATCGCTCATGACCGTTCCCAGGACAAGCTGACGGTGGTGGGACTGCCTGACCGTCCGGGCGTGGCCGCTGACCTGTTCGCAGCGGTGGCCAAGGCTGGTGCCAATATCGATATGATTGTGCAGAACATTTCCGAGGCGCGGCCCGGACGTGCAAATATCTCCATCACTATGCCCGCAGAAGATATTTCCGCGGTAATCAACGAGCTCGAGCACGAAAAGCAGGCTTTGGATTTCATTCGCATCGACCACGACAGCAATGTGGGGAAAGTTTCCCTGGTCGGGGCAGGTATGCGCAATAATCCCGGGATTTCGGCGCGCTTCTTCCAAGCCCTCTCTAATGAAGGCATCAACGTAGACATTATTTCCACGTCCGAGGTGCGGATCTCGGTACTCATTAACCTGGATCGCCTGGATGATGCCGTCCTAGCAATCCACAAAGCCTTTGATCTAGATTCCGAAGAAACTGAAGCTGTGGTCTATGGAGGTACCGGACGATGA